A stretch of the Tardiphaga sp. 709 genome encodes the following:
- a CDS encoding transporter substrate-binding domain-containing protein, giving the protein MIGNKLAAQIAAVALLMMAFASPAVAVDLEPKQILAPSGKLRVGLYPGTPTSILVSQTEGPRGVGYDLGKELARQLGVPYEPVVFSRNAEVLEAVKTGAVDAAFTNASAVRANDMDFGPSYLESDLGYLVAKDSKVAGADDVDVKGVHVGVTAGSSSDAVLSRDLKNAEVVRVPAIRLAPGLLMAGSIDVFATNKATLFELAEQAPGAKVLDGRWGVERHAIAIPRGRDEGMAFVRKFTEDVKAQGLVDAAIARSGLRAATTAK; this is encoded by the coding sequence ATGATTGGAAACAAACTTGCCGCGCAGATCGCGGCGGTCGCTCTCTTGATGATGGCGTTTGCTAGCCCTGCAGTTGCCGTCGATCTTGAGCCTAAGCAGATCCTCGCCCCAAGCGGGAAGCTGCGTGTCGGACTCTATCCGGGAACACCGACGTCTATTCTCGTATCGCAAACCGAAGGCCCGCGTGGTGTCGGCTACGATCTTGGCAAGGAGCTCGCGCGGCAATTGGGCGTGCCTTATGAACCGGTGGTGTTCTCCAGGAATGCCGAGGTTCTCGAAGCGGTGAAGACAGGCGCCGTCGATGCCGCCTTCACCAATGCGTCGGCCGTGCGTGCGAACGACATGGATTTCGGCCCGTCTTATCTGGAAAGCGACCTCGGCTATCTCGTCGCGAAGGATTCCAAGGTTGCGGGGGCTGATGATGTCGATGTCAAAGGCGTCCATGTCGGCGTCACCGCCGGAAGTTCATCCGATGCGGTGCTGTCGCGCGATTTGAAGAATGCCGAGGTTGTTCGCGTGCCGGCCATCAGGCTTGCGCCCGGCCTGCTAATGGCCGGCAGCATCGATGTGTTTGCCACCAACAAGGCGACGCTGTTCGAACTCGCAGAACAGGCCCCGGGGGCGAAGGTGCTGGACGGTCGCTGGGGCGTCGAGCGGCATGCCATCGCGATCCCCAGGGGGCGCGATGAGGGGATGGCATTTGTCCGCAAATTCACCGAGGATGTGAAGGCGCAGGGACTGGTCGATGCGGCCATCGCACGGTCCGGGCTGCGCGCTGCGACCACGGCCAAGTAG
- the ppc gene encoding phosphoenolpyruvate carboxylase, whose protein sequence is MTLSTEEPASQRGDDPAHQEADARLREDIRLLGRILGDTVRDQEGEAVFALVENIRQTSVRFHRDEDKLARRELEAILDGMSIAETVRIVRAYSYFSHLANIAEDQNNIRRMRAQRANAANASGTLAHAVKRAREAGIDAALLSKFFGQALISPVLTAHPTEVRRKSTIDREMEIAALLDRRERMQLTAEEIEASEEQLRRAVVTLWQTNLLRRSKLTVLDEVANGLSFYDYTFLREVPRLHCALEDSLRAQGGAAELGSFLRMGSWIGGDRDGNPFVTADVMRGTMMLQSRRAFSFYLDELHTLGAELSMAAHLADVSDELRALAERSPDPSPHRAGEPYRLAISGVYARMAATAHALELPNRRAAVGDAPAYASAAEFKADLDVLDRSLIADNSAVIARGRLRQLRRAVDCFGFYLASLDIRQNSAVHERTVAELIDAAMPGTSYLALGEEARIALLTNELKNARPLGSLFVKYSDETLGELALFRMAAQVHVKFGAAAIPQCIISMCKGVSDMLEVAVLLKEVGLVDCSGRSAINIVPLFETIEDLQASAAIMDRMFSLHDYRKLVDSRGAVQEVMLGYSDSNKDGGFVTSGWELYKAEIELIEVFERHHIRLRLFHGRGGSVGRGGGPSHDAILAQPGGAVDGQIRITEQGEIISSKYSNAEVGRNNLEILAAATLEASLLAPKHSAPRREYLEAMEEISELAFKAYRGLVYETEGFVDYFWESTVINEISTLNIGSRPASRKKTRAIEDLRAIPWVFSWAQCRLMLPGWYGFGSAIEAWLANHPDKGMAFLQEMHREWPFFRTLLSNMDMVLAKSSIAIASRYAELVADQKLRETIFGRIRGEWHLCIETLLDIMEQERLLQNNPLLDRSIRNRFPYLDPLNHVQVELLKEHRANNPDEQVLRGIQLTINGISAGLRNSG, encoded by the coding sequence CTGACCCTGTCCACCGAAGAACCCGCATCCCAGCGCGGTGACGATCCTGCTCACCAGGAGGCCGACGCCCGGCTGCGCGAGGACATCCGGCTGCTTGGCCGCATCCTTGGCGATACCGTTCGGGATCAGGAAGGCGAGGCGGTATTCGCCCTCGTCGAAAACATCCGGCAGACCTCGGTCCGTTTTCACCGCGACGAGGACAAGCTGGCGCGCCGTGAGCTCGAAGCCATTCTCGACGGCATGTCGATCGCCGAGACCGTGCGCATCGTTCGCGCCTACAGCTACTTTTCGCATCTCGCCAATATCGCCGAGGACCAGAACAACATCCGCCGGATGCGGGCGCAGCGCGCGAATGCGGCTAACGCATCGGGCACGCTGGCCCATGCGGTGAAGCGCGCGCGCGAGGCCGGCATCGACGCGGCGCTGCTCAGCAAGTTTTTCGGACAGGCGCTGATCTCGCCGGTGCTGACCGCACATCCCACGGAAGTGCGCCGTAAGAGCACCATCGACCGCGAAATGGAAATCGCGGCATTGCTGGATCGGCGCGAGCGCATGCAGCTCACTGCCGAGGAGATTGAGGCGTCCGAGGAACAATTGCGCCGCGCCGTTGTGACGCTGTGGCAGACCAATCTGCTGCGCCGGAGCAAGCTGACGGTGCTCGACGAGGTCGCCAACGGATTGTCGTTCTACGATTATACGTTTTTGCGTGAAGTGCCGCGGCTGCATTGCGCGCTGGAGGACAGCCTGCGCGCGCAGGGCGGCGCTGCCGAACTCGGCTCATTCCTGCGCATGGGCAGCTGGATCGGCGGCGACCGCGACGGCAATCCGTTCGTCACGGCAGATGTGATGCGCGGCACCATGATGCTGCAGAGCAGGCGCGCCTTCAGCTTCTATCTCGACGAACTCCACACGCTGGGCGCGGAACTGTCGATGGCGGCGCATCTCGCCGATGTCTCCGATGAACTGCGCGCATTGGCCGAACGCTCTCCCGATCCATCGCCGCATCGCGCTGGTGAGCCCTATCGTCTGGCGATCTCCGGCGTCTATGCCCGCATGGCGGCGACGGCCCATGCGCTCGAATTGCCGAACCGCCGTGCGGCGGTGGGCGATGCGCCGGCTTACGCATCGGCGGCGGAGTTCAAGGCCGATCTCGACGTGCTCGATCGTTCGCTGATCGCTGATAATTCCGCTGTCATCGCCCGCGGCCGGCTGCGTCAACTCCGCCGCGCGGTGGATTGTTTCGGCTTCTATCTCGCCAGCCTCGACATCCGGCAGAATTCCGCGGTGCATGAGCGCACCGTCGCCGAACTGATCGACGCGGCGATGCCCGGCACGTCCTATCTCGCGCTCGGCGAGGAAGCGCGCATCGCGCTGCTGACGAATGAATTGAAGAACGCGCGGCCGCTCGGTTCGCTGTTCGTCAAATACAGCGATGAGACGCTAGGCGAACTCGCACTGTTCCGTATGGCGGCGCAGGTTCATGTTAAATTCGGCGCAGCCGCGATTCCCCAATGCATCATCTCCATGTGCAAGGGCGTCTCCGACATGCTCGAAGTCGCGGTGCTGCTGAAGGAAGTCGGGCTGGTGGATTGCTCCGGCCGCAGCGCCATCAATATCGTGCCGCTGTTTGAAACCATCGAGGATTTGCAGGCCTCTGCAGCCATCATGGACCGCATGTTCTCGCTGCACGACTATCGCAAGCTGGTCGACAGCCGCGGCGCGGTGCAGGAAGTCATGCTCGGCTATTCCGACAGCAACAAGGATGGCGGCTTCGTCACGTCCGGCTGGGAGCTGTACAAGGCCGAGATCGAGCTTATCGAAGTGTTCGAGCGGCATCACATCCGGCTCAGGTTGTTCCATGGCCGCGGCGGCTCTGTGGGCCGCGGCGGTGGCCCGAGCCACGATGCGATTCTGGCGCAGCCCGGCGGCGCGGTGGACGGCCAGATCCGCATCACCGAGCAGGGCGAGATCATCTCCAGCAAATATTCCAACGCCGAGGTCGGTCGCAACAATCTGGAGATCCTCGCGGCTGCAACGCTGGAAGCCAGCCTGCTGGCGCCGAAGCACAGCGCCCCGCGCCGCGAATATCTCGAAGCCATGGAGGAGATTTCCGAACTGGCCTTCAAGGCCTATCGCGGCCTCGTCTATGAGACCGAAGGCTTCGTCGATTACTTCTGGGAATCCACCGTCATCAACGAGATCTCGACGCTGAATATCGGCAGCCGCCCGGCCTCGCGCAAGAAGACCCGTGCCATCGAGGATTTGCGCGCGATCCCGTGGGTGTTCTCCTGGGCGCAGTGCCGCCTGATGCTGCCCGGCTGGTATGGTTTCGGTAGCGCCATCGAGGCATGGCTCGCCAATCATCCCGACAAGGGCATGGCCTTCCTGCAGGAGATGCACCGCGAATGGCCGTTCTTCCGCACGCTGTTGTCCAACATGGACATGGTGCTGGCCAAGAGCTCCATCGCCATCGCCTCGCGCTATGCCGAGCTTGTCGCCGACCAGAAGCTGCGCGAGACCATCTTCGGCCGCATCCGCGGCGAGTGGCATCTGTGCATCGAGACGCTGCTGGATATCATGGAGCAGGAGCGCCTGCTGCAAAACAACCCGCTGCTCGACCGCTCGATCCGCAATCGCTTTCCGTATCTCGATCCGCTCAACCATGTGCAGGTCGAGTTGCTCAAGGAGCATCGCGCGAACAATCCGGACGAGCAGGTGCTGCGCGGGATTCAGCTGACGATCAATGGCATCTCGGCGGGACTGCGGAATAGCGGGTAG
- a CDS encoding DUF1932 domain-containing protein, with the protein MTERSNQWHVGLIGYGEVGRILAEDLRKQDMSVSAYDLKLDGADAGPLRDHAETHGVTLASSHADLASRADFIVCAVTASQTVPAAQACVPGLKPQAWFLDFNSASPGAKQRAAALIDGGGGRYVEGAVMTSIPPYRIKVPLLLGGAGARDLAPLLNAIGFDAQVASDKLGVASATKMCRSIMIKGLEAMVIESFTTARAYGVEDAVIASLVETFPSIDWEKQGAYFFQRVIEHGRRRSEEVREVAETVREIGLTPWSAEGTAERQGWVADLADDGLFGTQGEAGFARSADWRTEADRILAKVKPKG; encoded by the coding sequence ATGACTGAACGTTCGAACCAGTGGCACGTCGGCCTGATCGGCTATGGCGAAGTTGGGCGCATTCTCGCCGAAGACCTGCGCAAGCAGGATATGTCAGTCAGCGCCTATGATCTCAAACTCGACGGCGCAGATGCCGGGCCGTTGCGCGATCATGCCGAGACCCATGGCGTCACGCTCGCATCCTCGCATGCCGATCTCGCCTCACGCGCCGACTTCATCGTCTGTGCGGTGACCGCGAGCCAGACCGTGCCGGCGGCGCAGGCTTGCGTGCCGGGTCTGAAGCCGCAGGCGTGGTTTCTCGATTTCAACTCGGCATCGCCCGGCGCCAAGCAGCGTGCGGCTGCACTGATCGACGGTGGCGGTGGCCGCTATGTCGAGGGCGCGGTCATGACCTCGATCCCGCCATACCGCATCAAGGTGCCGCTGCTGCTCGGCGGCGCCGGCGCGCGTGATCTCGCGCCGCTGCTCAATGCCATCGGCTTCGATGCGCAAGTCGCCAGCGACAAGCTCGGCGTCGCCTCGGCCACCAAGATGTGCCGCAGCATCATGATCAAGGGCCTCGAGGCCATGGTGATCGAGAGCTTCACCACCGCACGCGCCTATGGCGTCGAGGACGCCGTGATCGCGTCGCTGGTCGAGACGTTTCCATCCATCGACTGGGAGAAGCAGGGCGCCTATTTCTTCCAGCGTGTCATCGAGCACGGCCGCCGCCGCAGCGAGGAAGTCCGCGAGGTCGCCGAGACCGTACGTGAGATCGGGCTCACGCCATGGTCGGCGGAGGGGACGGCCGAGCGGCAGGGCTGGGTCGCCGATCTTGCCGATGACGGGCTATTCGGCACCCAGGGCGAGGCGGGTTTTGCGCGCAGCGCGGACTGGCGCACCGAGGCGGATCGCATTCTGGCGAAGGTGAAGCCGAAGGGGTGA
- a CDS encoding tripartite tricarboxylate transporter substrate binding protein, with translation MPAPMKLAIATAAALLSFTSPSLHAQTFPSKQVTILVPYAAGGAVDVLARTFAQSLSKTWGQQPVVDNRPGAGGIIASQALAKSPPDGYTLILVASGHPLNQFFYPKLPYDTFKDFTAISEVAYSPLAIVVSKDNPAKNLQELLAQAKAKPDSLSYGMSGNGTSAHLAGELLNHMAGTKIVSIPYKGGAPALTAVIAGDIPMSINPLPEIVGQLEGGAVRAVAVTTATRSAALPNVPTVAESGVAGYDTAVWWGFLGPAGMPADVVAKIHADLVTALKDPVVLAALKKIDATPVGSSPADFDKFMHAEADKWGPVLKAANIKVQ, from the coding sequence ATGCCTGCGCCTATGAAATTGGCCATCGCCACGGCGGCTGCGCTGCTGTCCTTCACCAGCCCGTCGCTGCACGCCCAGACGTTTCCGAGCAAGCAGGTGACGATCCTTGTGCCCTACGCGGCTGGCGGTGCGGTCGATGTGCTGGCGCGGACCTTCGCCCAGTCGCTGTCAAAGACCTGGGGCCAGCAGCCGGTGGTGGACAACCGTCCGGGTGCCGGCGGCATCATCGCCTCGCAGGCGCTCGCGAAGTCGCCGCCCGATGGCTACACGCTGATCCTTGTCGCATCGGGCCATCCGCTCAATCAGTTTTTCTATCCGAAGCTGCCCTACGACACGTTCAAGGATTTCACCGCGATCAGCGAAGTCGCCTATTCGCCGCTGGCCATCGTGGTGTCGAAGGACAATCCGGCAAAGAACCTGCAGGAATTGCTGGCGCAGGCGAAAGCCAAGCCGGACTCGCTGTCCTACGGCATGTCGGGCAATGGCACCTCGGCGCATCTCGCCGGCGAATTGCTGAACCATATGGCCGGCACCAAGATCGTCTCGATCCCCTACAAGGGCGGTGCGCCGGCGCTCACCGCGGTGATTGCCGGCGACATTCCCATGAGCATCAATCCGCTGCCCGAGATCGTCGGCCAGCTCGAAGGCGGCGCGGTGCGTGCCGTGGCGGTGACGACGGCGACGCGCTCTGCGGCACTGCCCAATGTACCGACGGTCGCCGAATCCGGCGTCGCCGGCTATGATACGGCAGTGTGGTGGGGCTTTCTCGGACCTGCCGGCATGCCGGCCGATGTCGTGGCGAAGATCCATGCGGATCTGGTGACGGCGCTGAAGGATCCGGTGGTGCTGGCGGCGCTGAAGAAGATCGATGCCACGCCGGTCGGTTCCTCGCCCGCAGACTTCGACAAGTTCATGCATGCCGAAGCGGACAAATGGGGGCCGGTGCTGAAGGCGGCAAACATCAAGGTCCAGTAA